The genomic segment cacattacctttgatactttttgcaggacaatgatccagctcaaacccaacccctttctgactatatattactcttcctacacacttgacactgtccttcagtgttactcctctgaagatgcctgccacagctgctggcgaaacgtcaggaaagaaaataccaagaccacaatcacacagcccggataacctacaagaaccaataccaaGAACCTTTTCGGATCATAACCCGGTTTCCTTTGAATGGAATGATAGACAAGCATTCAAATGAAGATTAAATGATAGACTTTTGAGAGATGATAAAATAAAGAGTGAACTACATACACTAATTAAAGATTACTTTGAGATAAATATGAATGGTGAAACTAACTTAAACataatttgggatgcttttaaggcagTATTGaggggatttatgattcagaagaatactgcatggaGGAAAAAGCAACTACAGCAAACAAATGACTTGCTTTAGgagtgtcagctaaggcttcctgacATCCCTGGATAAAACAAAATGGTTCCTCACAGAAAATAAATGGAGTTTTAGTTcgctccgttcccccccccccccccgtttgcactCTGTCTCCCGcctggcatctgcaccacaatggagacccgcccaagTAATCACTAGTATGATACCGGGTCCCACGGAACAATGCCGGGGAGCTCTGGAAGATCATCTAACTATTGCACGTGTTAATTTCTTGTATGTGTTTTCTTAAGTCATTACCagcagttaacttctgtattgtttctttgtatctaaACTTAATCAACctcattgtatgtaccctatatatgtaccagtatttccccatgcctgtattctagccttaagtttctatgacttgctgaactcgctggctttcttaataaaactctAAACTCGcaactacgtctggagtgaagtcccttaTGCAAGGAACGCAACGAGGTACTGAGGtctgacagtaggctagaatccatcattttttatttttgtagtagTTTAATTTTAGAATAGGATGTCCGCATGATCCACTAACCCATTCTTTGTGGATGAAGACCTCCACCAGAGCCTCTGGCCGGGAGCAACTCTCCTCAATGGTGGGAGCCAAGGAGAAGCAACTCCGAGACGATGCCCGTCTGAGTTCACCGGGTTCCCCGAGAGGCCGCCGTGGACCTCTCTGCCGACGCACGCCGAGCTACGATGCAGGACCAGGACCGACGGTGCTCCCGGGGAGATCGACTGACGGCCAGCGACGGAACCTGACCTTAGCCATTTTTACCGAGGACCGCTGACCGCCATGTATGGAGAGGGAGAGGAGCGGAGCCAAGAATGGGTGACAACCGACCGGTGGGACAACCCCTCGACCATCCCGCTCTGGGTATCCCAGCCCTCAGGACGGATTGTGATTTATTACCCCCTCACCacactacggactgtgccattgaattAACTAAGGACATTAAGCCATCCAAAGCccgggtctaccccatgagcccccaagagaagaCTGTACTACGAGAGTTCTTTGAGAAGAACTTGGCCCGGGGGTTCATACGGTCGTCCAAGGCTGTGTTTtcgtcaccctgcttctttgtgaagaagggAACCTCGGACCTCAGATTGTgcgtggactatagggggcttaatgctATTACTGAAGCTAATGCTTACcctatccccctcatccctgaccttctaaGAATTCCAGGAAGGCAGGGTGTTCTCTAAACTTGACCTGGCAAAAGCCTACTACTGGGTCCAgataaaggagggggatgaggcgaaGATGGCTTTTTcatgttgttatgggttgttcgAGTttatggtcatgccgttcgggttgtctggagcgctgtcgtgcttcatgcaactaatcaatgaGATCTTGCATGATCTACTGTTTAAGAGGGTGATTGTTTATCTGGACGATATCTTAATCTGCTCCAGGGACCCGGAGGAACACAGTGAGTTGGTAAGGGAGGTATTGCGCCGCTTGCGAGAACACCATTtgtatgcaaagctgtctaagtGTGCATTCAATCAGGACCAACTGTCTTTTCTCGGGTATGTCGTGTCCCCCAACGggttgatcatggaccccgagaaggttcaggcaGTCCGtgagtgggaaccccccaggacttGCAAACAAGTCCAGCAATTCTTGGGGTTCGCTAATGTTTATCGCAATTTCGTCCCGGACTTTGCCAAAATGGCCCTGCCcgtcacagacctccttaaaactaaaggaaaggggCAGGCGGCTACTGCTGCAAACTATCAGGTGCCTTGGGACGACTGCTGTCAGACGGCGTTTGAGTTGCTGAAAAGCCGTTTTACCTCCGAACCTATCCTGGCCCACCCTGACTGTTCGTGCCCTTTCACCCTTCAGGTGGACACCTCAGATAAGGCCATGGGGGCGCACTTCTTCAGGGGGACGCTCAGGGGGTGCTCagaccctgtgcctatttttcaaaaaaattatccGGTCCCGAGCTTAACTGGCCGATTGGaaagaaggaagccatggcaatcAAGCATGCCTTCACGATCTGGCGCCAATTCCTAGAGGGGGCGGCTGAACCATTTGAGGTCTGGACGGATCACCGGAATCTGGAGGCTATCTTGGGGCAAAGGAGACTGTCGGCTAAACAGCTCCggtgggcggacttcttctcCAAGTTCCGTTTCACAATTATGCACGTCCCCAGGAGGGAAAATAGTCTGGCGGACGGAGTGTaccgcatgccgcaatatgactGCAAAGTCGAGCAGCCGGTAGGGTCCCtctttaccccagaacacctagGCTTGGAtccggagggggcaagcgcaggagttctgaccagagcctAAGCCCATGCGGCGGCTCTGAAACTGGCCCCGGACCCCCCACAGGGGGGCTGGCTCTGCCCCCCGGCCCCTGGCGATCCCTGGGGATCTTCCCACAGCCATCCAAGATAGGTGGGGGGAAGCCCTTCAGGAGGAATGAAGGGATAAGCCCCTGTCTCCTCAGGGAGGGGAGGACAACAGCACCCCGGAGGATAAAACGTATGTCCCCCAGAAGCTGAGCCAAGAGGTACTagagtggagccacagctccaagacagggGGGGCATTTCGGTTTCATCAAAACCCTGCACCTGGTGAGACATcgtttctggtggccagggatgcgccaggacatcgatggtttTATAAAGTCTTGTCCAGCGTGCTCCACAAACAAATGCCTGATTGGGAAGTCTCCCGGATTGTtaaagcccctagagactccGGAGGTGCCCTGGCAGGTGATGGGAATGGATTTCATCACTAGCCTCCCCCCTAGTCAGGGGAAGtcggttctttgggtgattactgattttttttcgaAGCAAATTCACCTCATACCGTGCGAGGGAATGCCCTCGGCCCACAAATTGGCCCGTTTGTACAACAGATCTTCCGCCTGCACTGTTTTCCTCGGAtgatcgtgagcgacagaggcttgGTATTCATATCTAATTTTTGGAAGGCATTTTTAGGGCTGGTTGGAGTACAACAGGGTTTATCTTCTGCCTATCACCCGCAGATGGATGGGCAGGCGGAAAGGGTTAACACTGTAATTGAATGCTATTTAAGTTGTTTTGcaaactaccaccaggacaattgggtcgacctgctacCACTGGCTGAGTACGCTTACAACAATTCCGTACACTCAGCTACAGGTTTGAGCCCTTTCAAAGCTGTTTACGGTATGGAATTCAATCCCTTGggagctgttcccccccccccccgctgggtggggatcccccggaagtaTCCGCTTGGGCTAACACAGCAagaaatacttggccctggttagtgaagcATTTGGAGCAGGCGAAGGaaaaatacaaggcgcaggcggATAAACACCGAGTGCCCCAATGGGATCTTAGGGttggagaaaaggtgtatctctcCACAAAGAATCTCAGGTCCTTATGTCTGTGCAAGAAACTCTGTCAAAAGTATGTGGgcccgttcccaatctcccgggttatcaatgaggtcACCGCCGAATTGGACCTACCTAAAACCTTACAGGGAGTACACCCGGTATTCCACGTAAGTCTGTTGACACCCTTTGTTCCTGCCCCcaattggcaccccgaaccctcGGCGGCGACCCCAATTATGGTTCAACGGGAACAGAAATCGCCAAAGTTTTAGATTCCAGGATACGGAGGGGtcagctggaataccttgtacactgGAAACACCTGAATTCTAGCCATGATAAGTGGGTGGCCGTGGTGCACGTAAACGCCCCCGTTCTGATAGCTGAATTCCACCGGCATTGCCCCAACAAACCGGGAAACccgggggaggggtctttggggaggcaagatgtcagctaaggcttcctgtcgtccccagataaaacaaaatggtTCCTCACAGAAACTAAATGGAGTTTTAGTTCGCTCCGTCCCCCGTCCCCCCGTTTGCACTTTGTCtcccgcccggcatctgcaccacaatggagacccgcccgagtaatcactagtatgataccgggtcccgcggaacaatgctgGGGAGCTCTGGAAGATCACCTAACTATTGCACGTGTTAatttcttgtatgcgttttcttaagtTGTTACTggcagttaacttctgtattgtttctttgtatctaaACTTAATCAACctcattgtatgtaccctatatatgtaccagtatttccccatgcctgtattctagccttaagtttctatgacttgctgaactcgctggctttcttaataaaactttaaactcgcgactacgtctgaaGTCCCTTATGCAAGGAACGCAACAAGGTACTGAGGTCTGACAGGGAgttacaaaatttagaacaactGACTTCAGAATCCCAAGAACTCCAGAGGAAAGAAATTTTATTAACGACTACAGTTGTTAAACATCAACTTAATTTAGTGGTTACTGAGGAGATGAACAAAAATAAGAAATATATGaagcaaagatattttgaacatgcaaatcatCCAGGTAAATTTTTGGCTTGTCAATTAAGAGACTCTGTGCAAAAGAAGATTATTGGTAAAATACAGACGGCAAAGGGACAGGTTTATACAACTGATATACAGAAATAATTTATATCATTTTATACTAAATTGTAACAGAAGGATTGTATCTCTGAAAAAAAATGGACAATTATCTGAAATCAGTAAACATTACCAAGTTATCATCTGAACAACAAAAGTCTATGGATGCTCCAATAACGAAAGAAGAACTAGAAGAAGCAATAGAAAGACAAAAAACAGataatacaacaaatgctatgatcagcaaaagacaaaagaggctccctcacctctgcaggagtatatcgtataccttgcagctgtggacaagtttacatcgggacaacaaaacgcagcatacaaacaaggataaaagaacatgaaagataacaaagaaaataccaagaccacggttacacagcccggataacctacaagaaccaatttctttgattCTTCAATCACGGCCAAAACGTTTTCCACAAACCCAGCATTTATACTGTTTCTCCTGTTTGAATCTTGTTTGTTTCTATGACTATGTTAAGGTTTCCATGCAGATAAAAGCTCTTTCCAAGACTCTATGGTTGCCGTTAATGTATGAAGTATGAGATGAGCTGTTGTCAAAGGCTTAGCAGCCTGTGTGACAAGCCTTTTTTTCCTACTGAGGGGACACTCAtagcctcctaagatttttgggatctagTTTTGAACTAGAAACCTTCCCTTCAGGTACCTGGTGTTCTAAAGGTAGTGAGTGTATATGCTTTGGGTTCGCTGCCGTAAGGTAAGCTTTGTGGTGCACAATCACTGAGGCTGGGTTAATTCATAAACAACTaagaatatgtatttatttacagtttggtttaaaaggaacaaatcagcagcacaggtctcctaATAGACAAAGGAGAACCTGTCCGAGACACATAAATttaaacttgttattgcttcagAGATTCGTCAGAAGTAGGTATGTTcattaccagagacaggcctaacaatagGGTACTCTGTTCTCTCCCAGAGACAGaactaaaccactctgccacacaacTAGACACAGCTACCCTTCAgtctgtctgctctttttcctgagccacacCTGAGCTGTCACTGCTCTCTCCCTGAGATAAAACTCCACTCCAGCTTCTTCTATGTTCCCTCCAACATCTCATCCCCCTTCTCAAAgatgattggatgctggagcatcaCTCCTATGGCCACAGTTGAGTGGCTAATTTTCTTTTCAAGGGCAGGACAGCTTTCTGCCCATCACACACCCATTTGAATCTTGTTTCTTTCTATGGCTATGTTAAAGTTTCTCTGCAGATACAAGCTCTTTCCAAGAGTTGTTATCATTTCACCTCTGTGTGGACTCTATGGTTGACGTTAACGTATGAAGCATGAGACGAGCTCTTGTCACAGGCTTAGCAGCTATGCAGTTACCCCTcatgtgagttctttgatgccgCTGAAGATTCCTACTGCAGCTGAatccctttccacactctgaacattcacaaggtttctcctctgtgtgggttctttgatgttgtTGAAGATAGAAACTCCtaatgaatttctttccacacactgagcattcaaaaggtttttcacctctgtggattctttgatgccgCTGAAGATCGCCACtccgactgaatttctttccacactcggaacattcaaaaggtttctcacccgtgtgggttctttgatgctcttgaagatagccactccgactgaatttctttccacactcagaacattcaaaaggtttctcacccGTGTGGCTTCTTTGATGCCGCTGAAGTGTGGTACTCTGaccaaatttctttccacactcggagcattcaaaaggtttctcacctgtgtgggttctttgatgccgctGAAGTGTGGTACTCTGaccaaatttctttccacactcggagcattcaaaaggtttctcacccgtgtgggttctttgatgctgctgaAGTGAGGTACTCCGaccaaatttctttccacactcagagcattcaaaaggtttctcccctgtgtggattctgtggtgcacaaggagctgagATTTGTTTCTGAAATACTGTCCACATTGAAAGCATTTATATCCCTTCATTCTACTATGCTTTGGAAAATGCACAGTACCCTTTTTTCTATCAGAGAAATTCTTTTCACTCCCTGAGCAAGTAGATGGCTTCTCTTCtgaatgaattctttgatgtTGAATGAGGCTTGCTTTCtgtgagaagctcttgccacaggATGAGCAGCTATATGGTTTCCCtgctgtgtgaattctttggtgtttaagaagctctgatctgcaactgaagctctttccacactccaaacatttaggGGTGTTCTTTCcattgtgcatttgcaaatggatattaTATTGGATTTGATCCGAGAAGtccattccacactccaagcatttgtacGTTTCCTTCACCATGTGAGTTAGTTCACAGAAAACACTCTCTTGGCAAGAATTGGGCTGATCCCTGTTCTTGACCAGGcagcttcctttctgcctcttgtGTCCACTTCGATCCCACAAGTTTCCTTTCAACTCTTGATTCTTGGCTTCAACCAATGATACCTGATGCAGTTCCTCACCTTCCATATTCTCCTGATAACCTGGGTGAATTATTTCATGAGAAGTAAGGGTTGTTTGATGACTAAAGCTCTGTCCACACTCCAAGCGGTTATCTGGTTTCCCTTGTGAGTAAATCTCTTCCTGAGAAACAAAGCTCATTTTCTGAATAaaggtctttccaaaggccactctttccttttctttatcccTGCAGTAGATTCTCTGGTAGGAATGGAGGCCTCCATTCCTTCTCTTTCTGGTTGCCCTTTCTTCTTGGACTGCGATTTCAAGGAAGTCCCCTCCTTGGCAaggaatgggcttatccctctTCCTGTTGATTCCATCTGGATCCTTAAAGTTGCCTTCAGAGTCTTCTTCCTTAGCGTTTTCCAATGATAACCCCTGTAAGTCCCCGTCCATCACCCGAATGCTTCCTGCTAGAATAAAGAGAGATCCAGTCAGCAGCCATGGAAGATACGAAGTCAGATCTGTTGCTCTTTTTTCCTGAAGGATATTTTGTTTCCTTCCTGAGAGCCTCCTTCAACCCAAAAGTAAGGAGCTGGCTACACCTTATGCCTGGACTAGCCTGGCAATGGCACAGGTTTTATCTTctgcctttccctctcctccccaaaatctccatataTATACTTTACGGAAAAAAGATGCTAAAGATTTGCTCCATCACCATTTATATTTAATTTGGTgtgtacatgaacacacatgtatAAGGaatcttccttatactgaatcagaccattggtccatcaaggtcagtgctttctactcagactgacactggatctctagggtctcaggctgaggtctttcacattacctgttacctggagatgccagagattgaacccaggtctttctgtatgcaaagcagagcctctttcattgagccatagcccctcctcttTTGATTTTCTGTGATT from the Euleptes europaea isolate rEulEur1 chromosome 1, rEulEur1.hap1, whole genome shotgun sequence genome contains:
- the LOC130493229 gene encoding zinc finger protein 239-like, with the protein product RIHTAGKPYSCSSCGKSFSQKASLIQHQRIHSEEKPSTCSECGQYFRNKSQLLVHHRIHTGEKPFECSECGKKFGRSTSLQQHQRTHTGEKPFECSECGKKFGQSTTLQRHQRTHTGEKPFECSECGKKFGQSTTLQRHQRSHTGEKPFECSECGKKFSRSGYLQEHQRTHTGEKPFECSECGKKFSRSGDLQRHQRIHRGEKPFECSVCGKKFIRSFYLQQHQRTHTEEKPCECSECGKGFSCSRNLQRHQRTHMRGNCIAAKPVTRARLMLHTLTSTIESTQR